A stretch of the Campylobacter sp. 19-13652 genome encodes the following:
- the gpmI gene encoding 2,3-bisphosphoglycerate-independent phosphoglycerate mutase produces MKQRVVLVITDGIGHNESDEFNAFSAAHKPTYEWLFKNAAHTLLKTSGEAVGLPAGQMGNSEVGHMSIGAGRILYQNLVKIDKALADGSLGEHRLLAELFARCKRVHVVGLFSDGGVHSMDTHFLAVYDAAVRAGCQTWAHAITDGRDVLASSGAGFVRALEGRARIASLSGRFYAMDRDNRYERVKQAYEAMVLGANAQTISPAEYMDECYARGEFDEFITPASFNGFNGISENDGVVFINFRNDRMRELVSSFGEDKFEAFARPFLLKNLITMTEYDANFNYPVLFEKELLKDTLPQVISDAGFRQFHTAETEKYAHVTFFFNGGVEDALPGETRLLVPSPKVKTYDLMPQMAAAAVGDAVLAAMEAEYEFIVVNFANGDMVGHTGDFAACVKAVEAVDKELGRIVQKAQQKGYAYMQISDHGNCEQLADDQGRALTNHTTFDVYAFVLADGVKHLKSGLGLANVAATVLEIMGLEKPDSMSESLI; encoded by the coding sequence ATGAAACAGCGTGTAGTTTTGGTTATCACAGACGGTATCGGACATAATGAGAGTGATGAATTTAACGCATTTAGTGCAGCGCATAAGCCAACATATGAGTGGCTTTTTAAAAATGCCGCGCACACTCTGCTAAAAACTAGTGGCGAAGCAGTGGGACTACCTGCTGGACAGATGGGAAATAGCGAAGTGGGGCATATGAGTATAGGGGCTGGGCGGATTTTATATCAAAATCTAGTCAAAATCGATAAGGCTCTAGCCGATGGCAGTCTGGGCGAACACAGGCTCTTAGCCGAGCTATTTGCGCGGTGCAAAAGGGTGCATGTCGTGGGGCTTTTTAGCGATGGTGGGGTGCACAGCATGGATACTCACTTTTTGGCTGTTTATGATGCGGCTGTTAGGGCAGGGTGTCAGACGTGGGCGCACGCTATAACTGACGGAAGAGACGTGCTAGCCTCAAGTGGAGCTGGGTTTGTTCGCGCTTTAGAGGGGCGGGCTAGGATAGCAAGCCTTAGCGGGAGATTTTACGCTATGGACAGGGATAATCGCTACGAGCGTGTAAAGCAGGCTTATGAAGCCATGGTGCTAGGCGCAAATGCGCAAACCATAAGTCCAGCTGAATATATGGACGAATGCTACGCAAGGGGCGAGTTCGACGAGTTTATCACGCCTGCTAGCTTTAATGGCTTTAACGGCATTAGTGAAAATGATGGTGTTGTATTTATAAACTTTAGAAACGACCGCATGAGGGAGCTAGTAAGTAGCTTTGGAGAGGATAAATTTGAAGCTTTCGCTCGCCCTTTTTTGCTTAAGAATTTAATCACGATGACCGAATATGACGCAAATTTTAACTACCCTGTACTATTTGAAAAAGAGCTTTTAAAAGATACCCTGCCACAAGTCATATCAGACGCTGGATTTCGGCAGTTTCACACTGCAGAGACCGAAAAATACGCACATGTGACCTTTTTCTTTAACGGTGGGGTTGAGGATGCTTTGCCTGGAGAGACTAGGCTTTTAGTGCCTAGTCCAAAGGTAAAAACGTATGATTTAATGCCACAAATGGCTGCTGCTGCGGTGGGTGATGCTGTGCTAGCGGCGATGGAAGCGGAGTATGAGTTTATTGTGGTAAATTTCGCAAATGGCGATATGGTAGGACACACTGGAGATTTTGCGGCTTGCGTAAAGGCTGTGGAAGCTGTGGATAAGGAGCTGGGACGAATAGTGCAAAAAGCCCAGCAAAAGGGTTACGCGTATATGCAAATCAGCGACCACGGCAACTGTGAGCAGCTAGCCGATGATCAGGGTAGGGCGCTTACAAACCACACTACTTTTGATGTGTATGCCTTTGTTCTTGCTGATGGAGTAAAGCACCTAAAATCTGGGCTTGGGCTAGCAAATGTTGCAGCTACGGTACTAGAGATAATGGGGCTAGAAAAGCCAGATAGTATGAGCGAGAGCTTAATTTAA
- a CDS encoding beta-ketoacyl-ACP synthase II: MKRVVVTGIGMITALGLDKESSFKAICEGKTGVKKITSFDVSEFPVKIAAEITDFDPLTVVDGKEVKKLGRFIQLGIKACKEAMSDADIREFDPHSFGVSSAAGIGGLPNIEANSNILLERGVKRISPFFIPSALVNMLGGIVSIEHGLNGPNLSSVTACAAGTHAISQAAKCIMLGQASHMLVVGAESTICGVGIGGFAAMKALSTRNDDPKSASRPFDAERDGFVMGEGAGALVLEDYESAVARGAKIYAELVGFGESGDAYHITSPTLEGPLSAMRQAVKMAGGVKIDYVNAHGTSTPVNDKNETAALKALFGVDCPPVTSTKGQTGHCLGAAGAIEAVISIMAMRDGIIPPTINQTTPDADCDLDYVPNVARKAEIKAVMSNSFGFGGTNGSVIFKKMD; encoded by the coding sequence TTGAAAAGAGTCGTAGTAACTGGCATCGGAATGATAACGGCTTTGGGGCTTGATAAAGAAAGCTCTTTTAAGGCGATTTGCGAAGGCAAAACAGGCGTAAAAAAGATCACCTCTTTTGATGTTAGCGAATTTCCAGTGAAAATAGCTGCTGAGATTACCGATTTTGACCCACTGACTGTTGTTGATGGTAAGGAGGTTAAAAAGCTAGGACGATTCATTCAACTAGGCATAAAAGCCTGCAAAGAGGCTATGTCTGATGCCGATATTAGGGAATTTGATCCACATAGCTTTGGCGTAAGTTCAGCTGCTGGTATAGGTGGGCTTCCAAATATAGAAGCAAACTCAAACATATTATTAGAACGAGGAGTAAAGCGCATTTCTCCGTTTTTCATTCCTTCAGCTTTAGTAAATATGCTAGGTGGTATCGTGTCGATAGAGCATGGCTTAAATGGACCAAATTTATCAAGTGTTACAGCTTGCGCAGCTGGCACTCACGCTATTAGCCAAGCGGCAAAATGTATAATGCTAGGACAGGCTAGTCATATGCTAGTAGTTGGTGCCGAGAGTACTATTTGTGGTGTCGGAATAGGAGGCTTTGCAGCTATGAAAGCCCTATCTACTAGAAACGATGACCCAAAAAGCGCAAGTCGACCATTTGACGCGGAACGAGACGGCTTTGTAATGGGCGAGGGTGCTGGAGCTTTGGTGCTTGAGGATTATGAGAGTGCTGTGGCTCGTGGAGCTAAAATTTATGCAGAGTTAGTTGGATTTGGCGAGAGTGGGGATGCTTATCACATTACCTCTCCTACGCTTGAAGGACCGCTATCTGCTATGAGACAGGCTGTTAAAATGGCTGGTGGGGTAAAGATTGATTATGTTAATGCTCACGGTACTTCAACGCCTGTAAATGATAAAAACGAAACAGCAGCACTAAAGGCTTTATTTGGTGTTGATTGCCCTCCAGTAACTTCTACAAAAGGGCAGACTGGACACTGTCTAGGAGCTGCAGGCGCAATAGAGGCAGTTATATCTATAATGGCTATGCGAGATGGTATAATCCCACCTACAATAAATCAAACTACCCCTGATGCAGATTGCGATTTAGACTATGTGCCAAATGTAGCTAGAAAGGCCGAAATTAAAGCGGTTATGAGTAATTCATTTGGCTTTGGCGGCACAAACGGCTCTGTGATATTTAAAAAAATGGACTAA
- a CDS encoding lipid A biosynthesis lauroyl acyltransferase: protein MSKLYLAGFWFLKFIVWLLPSAVSAAFCRALARVYFLIAKKRKHNVLANLNLAFSDSISSDEKLKIAKECYEKFAVYLGANFIKNQNTTKKSVLERVDFKHSERLLSAINSGRGVIVVTAHYGEWELFSLAMAAKFGAVSVVGRRLDDMAMEAILSKNRHQFDIQVIEKSGAARGVLRALKDGRLVGILVDQNTAKSEGVEVEFFSHRALHTPAASVLAQKSGALIVPAYIKSVGSGRSEIEFDEVIDVAVLTQSLGKDEAILQATQEQASSCEAAIRRAPSEYFWFHKRFKHFYEGIYK, encoded by the coding sequence ATGAGTAAGCTTTATTTGGCTGGATTTTGGTTTTTAAAATTTATCGTGTGGCTGCTACCTAGTGCGGTGAGTGCGGCATTTTGCAGGGCTTTGGCTAGGGTTTATTTTTTAATCGCTAAAAAGCGCAAACACAACGTGCTAGCAAATTTAAACCTAGCCTTTAGTGATAGCATAAGTAGTGATGAAAAGCTAAAAATCGCCAAGGAGTGCTATGAGAAATTTGCCGTCTATCTGGGTGCAAATTTTATAAAAAATCAAAACACAACCAAAAAGTCCGTGCTTGAAAGAGTTGACTTTAAGCACAGCGAGCGGCTGCTTAGCGCTATAAATAGCGGTCGCGGTGTGATAGTAGTTACGGCGCATTATGGAGAGTGGGAGCTTTTTAGCCTAGCGATGGCGGCTAAATTTGGAGCAGTTTCTGTCGTTGGTAGGCGACTTGATGATATGGCTATGGAAGCGATTTTGAGTAAAAATCGTCATCAATTTGACATACAAGTCATAGAAAAAAGTGGCGCAGCTCGTGGCGTACTAAGGGCTCTAAAAGACGGCAGGCTAGTGGGCATACTTGTCGATCAAAACACCGCTAAGAGCGAGGGCGTGGAGGTGGAGTTTTTCTCTCATAGAGCACTTCACACCCCAGCAGCTAGTGTGCTAGCACAAAAAAGTGGTGCTCTCATCGTGCCAGCTTACATTAAAAGCGTAGGCAGTGGCAGGAGCGAGATAGAGTTTGATGAGGTTATTGATGTGGCGGTTCTAACGCAAAGTCTGGGTAAGGATGAGGCGATTTTGCAGGCTACGCAGGAGCAGGCTAGCAGCTGTGAAGCGGCGATTCGGCGAGCTCCTAGCGAGTATTTTTGGTTTCACAAGCGATTTAAGCACTTTTATGAAGGAATTTATAAATGA
- a CDS encoding glycosyltransferase family 2 protein: MLSVVILTFNSQKYLTQVLSSVSWADEVLCIDSGSADDTAKIISEHKNTRLIFQPWLGFGAQKQFGVDAAKNEWVFVLDSDEVFTPQLEAEVKSVLKSPKFNAYRVPRLNYFFGKPVRNMGLYPDFSVRLFSKHHARFSDDAVHERVIANGDVGELAEHFLHYAYESVEQFITKQNRYSSLSAKKSRLKAIFNPIWTFVRLYFLRGGYKEGWCGYVIARLYAQYTFWKYVK; the protein is encoded by the coding sequence ATGCTAAGTGTTGTAATACTTACATTTAATAGCCAAAAATACCTCACCCAAGTGCTTTCATCGGTATCATGGGCAGATGAAGTGCTTTGCATAGATAGCGGTAGCGCAGACGATACGGCTAAAATTATAAGCGAGCATAAAAACACTAGGCTTATTTTTCAGCCTTGGCTTGGTTTTGGAGCGCAAAAGCAGTTTGGGGTGGATGCGGCTAAGAATGAGTGGGTTTTCGTGCTTGATAGCGATGAAGTCTTTACCCCACAGCTAGAAGCGGAGGTAAAAAGCGTGCTAAAAAGCCCTAAATTTAACGCTTACCGCGTCCCACGGCTTAATTATTTCTTTGGCAAGCCTGTGCGAAATATGGGGCTTTATCCAGATTTTAGCGTGCGGCTTTTTAGCAAACACCACGCTAGATTTAGCGATGATGCGGTGCATGAGAGAGTTATAGCAAATGGCGATGTGGGCGAGCTAGCGGAGCATTTTTTACACTATGCGTATGAGAGTGTGGAGCAGTTTATCACTAAGCAAAATCGCTACTCAAGCCTAAGTGCAAAAAAAAGCCGCCTAAAGGCGATTTTTAACCCCATTTGGACGTTTGTGCGGCTATATTTTCTGCGCGGGGGCTACAAGGAGGGCTGGTGCGGCTACGTCATCGCACGCCTTTATGCTCAATACACATTTTGGAAATATGTAAAATGA
- a CDS encoding class I SAM-dependent methyltransferase: MLKNNAAPSSKNQPNPYDKIPYHSSAFTATSPLLLRSISAILGLSDLAKSNAQSNPCLNDVKSFSAAASPSSQHISDKSSLENATPISVLELGCSFGGNLISYALHDPSATLHGIDLSLSQISEGRRIAKFCGASNLVLEHLDITDFSAVHANSKYDYIIAHGVYSWVPAHVREAILSLIARHLAPFGMAYISFNALPGWHARMPLRRLMLAAYEQHSNISFVKQTLDIYRHYLLTRHPNSVQIALIDRIKEASDHYIRHEWLSEVNDAFYFDEFSASLAHHELGYLCEADLSDILSPDLAYKQADDFIRAHFSSHVASELMLDIFSDRTFRRSLITHASNIKALANKDIGVADISKLHICSILTKTENGYVDNMQRRLDAEYGWLYDLAGQVSPASISLPQVLALFSDTSHRLQAYAGFIKMLEAVTEGIKVDINPRNAIKYEPYKTRINPRYEGYLKYFASTNEPFIDFADAFNYVVSITKKEAEILLRFDGKATKAQIVGQIASEFGASRAKANQYLDELERLASSMYLFEEL, encoded by the coding sequence TTGCTAAAAAATAATGCCGCACCATCGAGTAAAAACCAGCCAAATCCGTACGACAAAATACCCTATCACTCTAGTGCATTTACTGCGACTAGTCCGCTACTTCTGCGCTCTATCTCCGCTATTTTGGGGCTTAGCGATCTAGCTAAAAGCAATGCGCAATCCAATCCATGCCTTAATGACGTCAAGAGCTTTTCTGCGGCAGCTAGCCCTAGTAGCCAGCATATATCAGACAAATCAAGCTTAGAAAACGCCACCCCAATTAGCGTGCTGGAGCTTGGCTGTTCTTTTGGCGGAAATCTCATCTCATATGCACTGCATGATCCAAGCGCCACTTTGCATGGCATAGACCTTTCGCTCTCGCAGATTAGCGAGGGTAGGCGCATAGCCAAATTTTGCGGTGCTAGCAATCTTGTTTTAGAACATCTTGATATTACGGATTTTTCCGCTGTACACGCAAATTCTAAGTACGATTATATAATTGCTCACGGTGTATACAGCTGGGTGCCAGCTCATGTGCGTGAAGCGATTTTGTCGCTGATTGCTCGCCATCTAGCACCCTTTGGCATGGCTTATATCTCCTTTAATGCCCTGCCTGGCTGGCACGCCAGAATGCCTCTGCGCCGATTAATGCTTGCTGCATACGAGCAACATTCAAACATCTCCTTTGTTAAGCAAACGCTAGATATTTACAGGCATTATCTGCTCACACGCCATCCAAATTCCGTCCAAATAGCACTTATAGACCGTATAAAGGAGGCGTCAGATCACTATATAAGACATGAGTGGCTATCTGAGGTAAATGATGCTTTTTATTTTGATGAATTTAGCGCAAGTCTAGCGCACCATGAGCTTGGCTATTTGTGCGAGGCTGATTTAAGCGATATTCTCTCCCCAGATTTAGCATACAAGCAGGCTGATGATTTTATCCGTGCGCACTTTTCATCTCATGTGGCCAGTGAGCTTATGCTTGATATTTTTAGTGATAGAACCTTTAGACGAAGCCTTATAACCCACGCAAGCAATATCAAAGCTCTTGCCAATAAAGATATAGGTGTGGCGGATATCTCAAAGCTACATATCTGCAGTATCCTCACTAAGACGGAAAATGGCTATGTGGATAATATGCAAAGGCGGCTAGATGCTGAGTATGGGTGGCTTTATGATTTAGCTGGGCAGGTTAGTCCAGCCTCTATTAGCTTGCCGCAGGTGCTTGCTTTATTTAGTGATACTTCGCACAGATTACAGGCGTATGCTGGATTTATAAAAATGCTAGAGGCGGTTACTGAGGGGATAAAGGTCGATATTAATCCGCGCAATGCCATTAAGTACGAGCCATATAAAACTCGTATAAACCCTAGATATGAGGGGTATTTAAAGTATTTCGCAAGCACGAACGAGCCTTTTATTGATTTTGCGGATGCGTTTAATTACGTAGTATCAATCACCAAAAAAGAGGCCGAGATTTTGCTACGCTTTGACGGCAAGGCTACAAAGGCTCAGATAGTTGGGCAAATAGCGAGTGAGTTTGGTGCGAGTAGGGCAAAGGCGAATCAGTATTTAGACGAACTAGAGAGACTGGCTAGTAGTATGTATCTTTTTGAGGAGCTTTGA
- a CDS encoding polysaccharide deacetylase family protein produces the protein MSVPVLMYHHVLPQSGFITSSVMEFEAQMRYLANNGYHTLSADEFLAYKKGELKVGKKSVLITFDDGWRDNYVYAFPVLKKYGLRATIFLVTGWIEAASEQVGAEFIPAPHSKAKAMASQNPGALFLNWDEVGKMREAGIDFHSHTHGHSDAYFGTLSLEQELAMCRQTLKRRLGFDDTHLCWPRGKYDKAAINAAKQAGYEILYTTKRGINRANGELEAIKRIGAKGDERWLAKTLAIYSNDILGGIYSLLKPN, from the coding sequence ATGAGTGTACCTGTTTTGATGTATCATCACGTTTTGCCCCAGTCTGGCTTTATCACAAGTAGCGTTATGGAGTTTGAAGCACAAATGCGCTATCTAGCAAATAACGGCTACCACACGCTTAGCGCAGATGAGTTTTTGGCTTATAAAAAGGGTGAATTAAAGGTAGGTAAAAAAAGTGTGCTTATCACCTTTGATGATGGCTGGCGGGATAATTACGTCTATGCTTTTCCTGTGCTTAAAAAATATGGGCTTCGTGCAACTATATTTTTAGTAACTGGCTGGATAGAAGCCGCTAGCGAGCAGGTGGGGGCTGAGTTTATCCCTGCGCCACACTCTAAGGCAAAAGCGATGGCTAGCCAAAATCCTGGTGCACTGTTTTTAAACTGGGACGAAGTGGGCAAAATGAGAGAGGCTGGCATAGACTTTCACTCTCATACGCACGGACATAGCGATGCGTACTTTGGCACGCTTAGCCTAGAGCAAGAGCTAGCAATGTGTAGGCAAACGCTAAAGCGGCGCCTGGGATTTGACGATACTCACCTGTGCTGGCCTAGGGGCAAATACGATAAAGCAGCCATAAATGCAGCAAAGCAAGCAGGATATGAGATACTTTATACCACAAAGCGGGGCATAAATAGGGCTAATGGCGAGCTTGAGGCGATAAAGCGCATAGGCGCAAAGGGCGATGAGCGCTGGCTAGCAAAGACGCTGGCTATATATTCAAACGATATTTTGGGTGGAATTTATAGCCTTTTAAAGCCAAATTAG
- the waaC gene encoding lipopolysaccharide heptosyltransferase I encodes MKQKIALVKLSAIGDIIHASICVQLVRAHMPNAHITWVVDARFAQLVRACAGVDEVVELELKDRRYFSAFKALRTLGKFDIVIDLQGLVKSAIVSWLIGKSCGFSFKSAKEGIASLFYARKFVIDYNENVIMRNAYLTAFALGFSVSKEQIEQKAPCFKISSDTLPKKGDKKLVLIAPFASEPSKCYDKFRDVILGLCDDFSLLVCYSSKDEKTAATKLISGTKAQLLAPKSLSELASFISGCDLVIGNDSGVTHLAWAQNVASITLFGNRPSERNTFRTDKNLTLDAGKKVDARKIDKSDFSVCEIPAKNVIQSARGLL; translated from the coding sequence ATGAAACAAAAAATCGCTTTAGTAAAACTCTCCGCCATAGGCGACATAATCCACGCTAGCATATGCGTCCAGCTCGTGCGTGCGCATATGCCAAACGCCCATATCACGTGGGTGGTTGATGCTAGATTTGCCCAGCTCGTGCGTGCTTGCGCTGGGGTAGATGAGGTCGTGGAGCTTGAGCTAAAAGATAGGCGCTATTTTAGCGCTTTTAAAGCCTTGCGGACTTTGGGTAAATTTGATATAGTCATTGACTTGCAAGGGCTTGTTAAATCAGCTATCGTCTCTTGGCTTATAGGCAAGAGCTGCGGCTTTAGTTTTAAAAGCGCAAAAGAGGGCATAGCTAGCCTTTTTTATGCGCGCAAATTTGTGATTGATTATAATGAAAATGTAATAATGAGAAATGCCTATTTAACGGCATTTGCGCTGGGCTTTAGCGTGAGTAAAGAGCAGATAGAGCAAAAAGCGCCATGCTTTAAAATCTCAAGCGACACACTACCTAAAAAGGGCGATAAAAAGCTAGTGCTAATTGCGCCGTTTGCGAGCGAGCCTAGCAAGTGCTATGATAAATTTAGGGACGTTATTTTGGGGCTTTGTGATGATTTTAGCCTGCTTGTGTGCTATAGTAGCAAGGATGAAAAAACAGCAGCCACCAAGCTAATAAGCGGCACAAAGGCGCAGCTGCTTGCGCCAAAAAGCCTAAGCGAGCTAGCTAGCTTTATATCAGGCTGCGATTTAGTTATTGGCAATGATAGTGGCGTAACGCACCTAGCCTGGGCGCAAAATGTCGCCTCAATCACGCTTTTTGGTAACCGCCCTAGCGAGCGAAACACCTTTAGGACGGATAAAAATTTAACTCTTGATGCGGGTAAAAAAGTGGACGCAAGAAAGATAGACAAAAGCGATTTTAGCGTGTGTGAAATACCTGCTAAAAATGTAATACAAAGTGCTAGGGGGCTTTTATGA
- the acpP gene encoding acyl carrier protein — MAVFDDVRDVVVEQLSVSPDAVKLESKIIEDLGADSLDVVELVMALEEKFGVEIPDSEAEKLISISDVVNYIDKIQK, encoded by the coding sequence ATGGCAGTATTTGATGACGTAAGAGATGTGGTTGTAGAGCAACTAAGCGTAAGTCCAGACGCAGTAAAACTAGAGTCTAAAATCATAGAAGACCTAGGTGCAGATAGTCTTGATGTTGTGGAGTTGGTTATGGCTCTTGAGGAGAAATTTGGCGTAGAGATACCTGATAGTGAAGCTGAGAAGCTTATCAGTATTTCTGATGTTGTAAACTATATAGACAAGATCCAAAAGTAA
- the fabG gene encoding 3-oxoacyl-ACP reductase FabG, with translation MNFTGKNVLVTGASRGIGAQIAKVLATKGLKVWINYRSKPEIADALQAEIEAAGGKAAVIKFDATDEDEYIKGINLIIDTDGELSYLVNNAGITNDKLALRMKTDEFKSVVDTNLLSAFIGSREALKVMSKKRFGAVVSIASIVGEMGNAGQVNYSASKGGMIAMSKSFAKEGASRNVRFNCVTPGFIATDMTDALSDEVKANYAKNIPLARFGEASEVAEAVAFLLSDSASYITGETLKVNGGLYM, from the coding sequence ATGAATTTTACAGGTAAAAATGTGCTAGTAACTGGTGCAAGCAGAGGAATAGGTGCGCAAATTGCTAAAGTTTTAGCGACTAAGGGACTAAAGGTGTGGATAAATTACCGCTCAAAGCCTGAGATTGCAGATGCTTTGCAAGCTGAGATAGAAGCAGCTGGAGGTAAGGCGGCTGTGATTAAATTTGACGCTACTGATGAGGATGAGTATATAAAGGGGATAAACCTAATCATTGATACAGACGGCGAGCTAAGCTATCTGGTAAATAACGCTGGAATTACAAATGATAAGCTAGCCCTTAGAATGAAAACCGATGAGTTTAAAAGCGTGGTTGATACAAACCTACTTTCTGCGTTTATAGGCTCACGTGAGGCGCTAAAAGTGATGAGTAAAAAGCGCTTTGGTGCGGTGGTAAGTATAGCTAGCATTGTTGGAGAGATGGGAAATGCAGGGCAGGTAAACTACTCAGCCAGCAAGGGTGGAATGATAGCGATGTCTAAGAGCTTTGCAAAAGAGGGCGCAAGCCGAAATGTGCGTTTTAACTGCGTAACGCCAGGCTTTATCGCTACTGATATGACAGACGCTTTAAGCGATGAGGTAAAGGCAAACTATGCTAAAAATATCCCACTAGCGCGCTTTGGCGAAGCGAGTGAAGTAGCCGAAGCGGTGGCGTTTTTATTAAGCGATAGCGCAAGTTACATAACAGGTGAAACGCTAAAAGTAAACGGCGGATTATATATGTAA
- the mraY gene encoding phospho-N-acetylmuramoyl-pentapeptide-transferase, which yields MFDFLYELTGLNFFSYITVRAGFSFFIAFLMTMIAMPRFIAWARAKNANQPIYDLAPQSHQKKGKTPTMGGLVFISATILASLICVRLDNVYAIVSLLGLGLFCMVGFYDDYGKIVGGKNQSGLSARLKMLFLILVAGALCVILYFKSDLGADVYLPFYKNPVINLEIFAIVFWILVIIASANAVNLTDGLDGLATMPSIFSLASLSIFAYLSGNAVLANYLLLPKIAGLGEVVVITAALIGALLGFLWYNCYPAEVFMGDSGSLSLGGFIGLLGVMSKNEILLIIVGFVFVMETLSVILQVGSFKIFKKRIFLMAPIHHHFEMKGWVENKIIIRFWTIALLANLLALTAIKLR from the coding sequence GTGTTTGACTTTCTATATGAGCTTACAGGGCTAAATTTCTTTAGCTACATTACAGTTAGAGCTGGGTTTTCGTTTTTTATAGCGTTTTTGATGACGATGATCGCTATGCCTCGTTTTATAGCTTGGGCGAGGGCTAAAAATGCAAACCAGCCCATTTATGACCTAGCCCCACAAAGCCACCAAAAAAAGGGCAAAACCCCTACTATGGGTGGGCTTGTTTTTATAAGTGCGACGATACTAGCTAGCCTCATTTGCGTGCGGCTTGATAATGTCTATGCGATAGTTTCTCTGCTTGGGCTTGGGCTATTTTGCATGGTTGGATTTTATGATGATTATGGCAAAATTGTAGGCGGGAAAAATCAATCAGGGCTAAGCGCGCGGCTTAAAATGCTATTTTTGATTTTAGTCGCTGGCGCACTTTGTGTAATTTTGTATTTTAAGAGCGATTTAGGCGCTGATGTGTATTTGCCGTTTTATAAAAATCCAGTGATAAATTTGGAAATTTTTGCGATTGTTTTTTGGATTTTAGTAATCATAGCAAGCGCAAATGCGGTAAATTTAACAGACGGACTTGACGGATTAGCCACGATGCCGTCTATATTTTCACTGGCTAGCCTTAGTATTTTTGCCTATCTAAGCGGCAACGCAGTACTTGCAAACTACCTGCTCCTACCAAAAATCGCAGGACTTGGCGAGGTCGTAGTCATCACAGCAGCCCTAATAGGCGCCTTGCTTGGATTTTTGTGGTATAACTGCTATCCAGCCGAAGTCTTTATGGGAGATAGTGGAAGCCTCAGCCTTGGCGGATTTATTGGGCTTTTGGGCGTGATGAGCAAGAATGAAATTTTACTTATTATTGTTGGATTTGTCTTTGTCATGGAGACTTTAAGCGTGATTTTGCAAGTAGGAAGCTTTAAAATTTTTAAAAAGCGGATATTTTTAATGGCACCCATTCATCACCATTTTGAGATGAAAGGCTGGGTGGAGAATAAAATTATCATTAGATTTTGGACTATCGCACTGCTTGCAAATTTGCTAGCCCTAACAGCTATAAAACTAAGGTAA
- the accA gene encoding acetyl-CoA carboxylase carboxyl transferase subunit alpha, with protein sequence MSNYSYLDFEKGIKQIDEDIANAKIKGDEHAVEILSKSLEKEVAKVYKNLSEFQRLQLARHPDRPYALDYIRALLTDYYEIHGDRAYRDDEAIVCYIGYISGEKVVVIGEQKGRGTKNKLRRNFGMPHPEGYRKALRVARLAEKFNLPILFLIDTPGAYPGVGAEERGQSEAIARNLYEFAALKTPTVAVVIGEGGSGGALAIGVADRLAMMKNSVFSVISPEGCAAILWNDPAKQEQATKSMKITADDLKGLGLIDDVIEEPINGAHRDRVSAAKSLGEYFLKELAKLKELSIDELIQKRMNKILAVGVYEGE encoded by the coding sequence ATGTCAAATTATAGCTATTTGGACTTTGAAAAGGGAATAAAGCAGATAGACGAGGATATAGCAAACGCTAAGATAAAAGGCGATGAACATGCGGTAGAAATACTCTCTAAAAGCCTAGAAAAAGAGGTTGCAAAAGTCTATAAAAATTTAAGCGAGTTTCAGCGCTTACAGCTGGCTAGACACCCTGACCGTCCTTATGCACTTGATTATATTAGAGCTTTGCTTACAGATTATTATGAGATACACGGAGATAGAGCTTATCGAGATGATGAGGCAATAGTCTGCTATATAGGCTACATTAGTGGAGAAAAGGTGGTGGTAATAGGCGAGCAAAAAGGACGTGGCACTAAAAATAAACTTCGTCGCAATTTTGGTATGCCGCACCCTGAGGGCTACCGTAAGGCTCTTAGAGTGGCTAGGCTGGCTGAAAAATTTAACCTACCTATATTATTTTTAATAGACACCCCAGGTGCATATCCAGGCGTGGGCGCAGAGGAGCGTGGACAGAGCGAGGCAATAGCTAGGAATTTGTATGAATTTGCAGCTCTTAAAACCCCTACTGTAGCCGTTGTAATCGGTGAAGGTGGTAGCGGAGGGGCATTGGCTATCGGTGTGGCTGATAGGCTGGCCATGATGAAAAATTCTGTTTTTTCTGTCATCTCTCCAGAGGGCTGTGCTGCGATACTTTGGAATGATCCAGCAAAGCAGGAGCAGGCTACAAAATCTATGAAGATCACAGCCGATGATTTAAAGGGCTTGGGGCTTATAGATGATGTTATCGAAGAGCCTATAAACGGCGCTCACAGAGATAGAGTTAGCGCAGCAAAGTCTTTGGGCGAGTATTTTTTAAAAGAGCTTGCAAAGCTAAAAGAGTTATCAATTGATGAGTTAATTCAAAAAAGAATGAATAAAATTCTAGCTGTTGGAGTTTATGAAGGAGAGTAA